The nucleotide sequence ACCATCGGCGGCGTTTTTTCCATCGTCGGCGCCGTCGCGGTCAAAAAAATGTTAGTTAGCAAAGTAAACGCCACACGACGAATCAGAAGTCGCATTTACATCGAGAAGATAATTTTCTATAATGAGACTGTGTTCTAGCCGACGAAAGCGAGGCGAAACACACGATGCTCGGCTATGACGAGATCCTGACCATCTACAAGTACATCTCGATGGACTTCACGGCATCGCAGATCGCGATGCAAATGAACATCGCCCCTTCGACGCTTTACCGCATCATCGCCAGGAACACCGAGGTCAAGCAGCGGAACAATCCGGGGCTGTGTTATCGATACCACGATTGCGAGCATCTCTCCGAGTGCAGGAAGAAGATCGAGCGGTGTCCGGCGGAGTGCGAACGGTTCGAGAAGCACCTCTGCGGCAAGCTCCGCCGGTTCCCGTTCGTCTGCGACTTCTGCGGCACCCAATCCTACTGTACGAAAGCGCGGCGTTACTGGAATCCGGTGCTCGTCTACGAGAACCGCCGCAAGCGGCAGCGGCGGGCCCGAAGCCATCTCTCGCTGTCCAAGGCGAGGATCGCCGCCTTCGACGACTGGCTGGCTCCCTTCATCAAGAAGAAACTGTCGATCGAGGCGGTCCGATCCCGGTTCCCCGAGGCGTTTCCGGTCTCGACCGCAACGGTGAGACGGTGGATCGACAAGGGACACATGAGCATCCGCCGGATCGATCTACCGCGCGCGGCGACGTTCAGGGCAAAGAACGCCTATGCGCTGCGAAGGCCGAGCGAGGCCCGTCCCCTGCTTAAATTCGGTCATACCTACCCGTATTTCCTCGCTCATCTCAAAGCCCATCCCGAGGCGTCCGTGATCGAGATGGACACGGTCCACGGGTTGGCCAAGGAAGAGCGCAAGCTGCTTACCTTCTATCACCGCCAGAGCCATCTGCAGTTCGCCGTCCTGATCCCCGACCTGCGTCCGGCATCGGTATCCGGCGTCGTCAGAACGTTCCAGAGAAGGCTGGCGCCGCGGTTCACCGCCCTCTTCGACGTGATCCTGGCGGACAACGGCGTCGAGTTCGACGACCTGATCACGTCATCCGTCGATTCCGAAACCGGCGAGGTCCTCTCCCGGGTCTTCTACACCCGTCCGTATCGTGCCGGCGACAAGGGCGGCTGCGAACGCAATCACGAACTGTTCCGCTCCTTCGTCCCGAAAGGGCACGGCCTGTCCGAATTGACGCAAAAAGACATCGACTTCATGTTTTCCATGATCAACTCCTATCCACGGGAGTCGTTGAACTGGAAAGCACCCATCGATGTCTTCAAGCATTACTTCCCAGAGGAGACCCTTGATCTTCTCTCCCTGAGGAAAGTCCCATTGGAAGACCTGACTCTGAAACGCTGACCTGACCGGTTTTCAAAAAAGGAAGATCCACCGGCTAGAACACGACATCGTCGGTGTTGCGCCCAGTCCGCAAAATCCACGGCGGCGCACGCTTTTCGTCGTGTCCGAATCCGGGAGCAAGTCACCGTTTCCATCATCATCCTACCCCAAAAACCAAAAAAAAGAAAGTGGAGCGCCGCTAATTTTCTCCACTTTCTTCATTTTTTATGATTCATCTTATTTCAAAGAAATCTATTGCGCTCAGTACTAGAAGTGACACGCGGTCAAAAAAAGACAAGACGATTTCTCGTCTCGTCAGAAGTGCATGATTTCCTGTTCCTTCTCGTCGGCGGCCTGTTCGACCTTCGAGGAGAACCGATCCGTCAGCTTCTGGACCTCGTCCTGCCAGTACTTCGAGTCGTCCTCCGGCAGATGCGCGTCCTTCTCGAGCTTCTTGATCTTCTCGATCGCGTCGCGGCGGATCGAGCGGATCCCGTTCTTGATCTCCTCGGACATCCGCCTGATGATCTTCACCGACTCGCGGCGGCGCTCCTCGGTGAGCGGCGGGAACATGAGCCGGACGCCCATGCCGTCGTTCACGGGGGTGATCCCGAAGTTGCCGGCGAGGATCGCCTTCTCGATCTTCCCGACGATCGACTTGTCGTAGGGCTTCACGTAGATCTGGTTGCCTTCCGGCGAGGTGATCGAGGCGACCTGGTTGATCGGCGTCTCGACGGAGTAGTAGTCGATCGTGACCCGTTCGAACATCTTCGGGTTGGCGCGTCCGCTCCGGACGGTGGTGAATTCGCGGTGAAGGGCGTTGATGGAGAGTTCCATCCGCTCCTCGCATTCCATCAGAATCTCTTCGGGTTCGATCTGGATGACTTCCGGCATGGCGTTTTCCTCCCTGGGTGGTGGCGTCATTTCTTGATGATCGTGCCGATCTTCTCGCCGAGGAGCGCGCGGGCGATGTTGCCCTCGACGTTCATGTCGAACACGCAGATGTCGATGTCGTTGTCGTTGCAGAGCGCCGCCGCGGTGGAATCCATCACGTGGAGTTCCTTCTGGAGCACCTCCGCATGCGCGAGCGTCTCGTAGCGGACCGCTTCCTTGTTCGTGCGCGGATCCCGGTCGTAGACGCCGTCGATGCCGTTCTTGGCCATGTAGATGATCGCGGCGTCGATCTCGGCGGCGCGGAGCGCGGCCGTCGTGTCGGTGGAGAAGTAGGGGTTCCCGGTACCGCCGCCGAAGATCACGACGCGGTGGTTGTCGAGATGGCTGATCGCCTTCCGGCGGATGTACGGTTCGGCCACCTCGGGGATGTTCAGGCTCGACATGACGCGGGTGTCGAGACCGAGGGCCTCGAGCGAGTTCTGGAGCGCGAGGGCGTTCAGGATCGTCCCGAGCATGCCCATGTAGTCGGCGCTGGCGCGATCGATGCCCATCTCCGCCGCGAGCTTCCCGCGGAAGATGTTCCCGCCGCCGACGACGACGGCGATCTCGGCGACGTCGAGGTCGTAGGCGGCCTTGATCTCGCGGGCGATCTTCTTCACGACCTGGGGGTCGATCCCGACGCCGTTCTTGCCGGCGAGCGCCTCGCCGCTCAGTTTGATCAATACGCGTTTCTTCTCCATGGTTTCCCTCCGTTTCGTCCTAGAAAGAAAGGACACGTTGCGGTGTCCTTCGATTTCATCCGAAAATCACTTGATCTGCGACATGACCTCGGCGGCGAAGTCCTCGACCTTCTTCTCGATGCCTTCGCCCATCGCGAGACGGATAAAAGAGGCGATCGAGGCGCCCTTCGCGCGCACGAACTCGTCGATCGACTGGTCGGGGTTCTTGACGAACGGCTGGTTGACGAGGCAGATCTCCTTCAGATTCTTCTGGAGACGGCCTTCGACCATCTTGACGATGATC is from Candidatus Izemoplasmatales bacterium and encodes:
- the pyrH gene encoding UMP kinase, which produces MEKKRVLIKLSGEALAGKNGVGIDPQVVKKIAREIKAAYDLDVAEIAVVVGGGNIFRGKLAAEMGIDRASADYMGMLGTILNALALQNSLEALGLDTRVMSSLNIPEVAEPYIRRKAISHLDNHRVVIFGGGTGNPYFSTDTTAALRAAEIDAAIIYMAKNGIDGVYDRDPRTNKEAVRYETLAHAEVLQKELHVMDSTAAALCNDNDIDICVFDMNVEGNIARALLGEKIGTIIKK
- a CDS encoding IS30 family transposase; protein product: MLGYDEILTIYKYISMDFTASQIAMQMNIAPSTLYRIIARNTEVKQRNNPGLCYRYHDCEHLSECRKKIERCPAECERFEKHLCGKLRRFPFVCDFCGTQSYCTKARRYWNPVLVYENRRKRQRRARSHLSLSKARIAAFDDWLAPFIKKKLSIEAVRSRFPEAFPVSTATVRRWIDKGHMSIRRIDLPRAATFRAKNAYALRRPSEARPLLKFGHTYPYFLAHLKAHPEASVIEMDTVHGLAKEERKLLTFYHRQSHLQFAVLIPDLRPASVSGVVRTFQRRLAPRFTALFDVILADNGVEFDDLITSSVDSETGEVLSRVFYTRPYRAGDKGGCERNHELFRSFVPKGHGLSELTQKDIDFMFSMINSYPRESLNWKAPIDVFKHYFPEETLDLLSLRKVPLEDLTLKR
- the frr gene encoding ribosome recycling factor, coding for MPEVIQIEPEEILMECEERMELSINALHREFTTVRSGRANPKMFERVTIDYYSVETPINQVASITSPEGNQIYVKPYDKSIVGKIEKAILAGNFGITPVNDGMGVRLMFPPLTEERRRESVKIIRRMSEEIKNGIRSIRRDAIEKIKKLEKDAHLPEDDSKYWQDEVQKLTDRFSSKVEQAADEKEQEIMHF